The genomic stretch AACGCGAACAATATTTGCCCGTAAGTAAGATCAGTGGAGAATCAGCTGATACTTCCAAAATGCAAGCCGATTATATTTTTGAACCGAATCAGCAGCAATTACTGGAGGAATTGATTCCTTCGATTCTGCAAACGCAATTATTTAAATGCGTTTTGGACACACAAGCATCTGAACACGGCGCTAGAATGACCGCAATGGACAAAGCCACCGAAAACGCAGAAGACATGCTTGGCGAATTGCGCATAAACTACAACAAAGCCCGTCAGGAAACCATCACTAAGGAACTTTCGGAGATTGTTGGAGGTGCAGCGGCATTAGCAGGATAGTTGCGTTTTTAAATAAAGTCTTCTGGGTTTATCGCAAGAAATTCCTCCCAAGGTATTCCAAATTTAGAAATGCTAATGGATTTGTGGGGTTTGAATTTTTGCTTAAAAGTGGACAGACTTTTCATATTGTTATGTTTGCCGACTTTAACTTCAAAGGCTATGGTTTTACCCTGGAACTGAAAAATAAAATCCACTTCATCATTTCCATCTCGCCAATAATATACTTTAGATCCAAATTGTCTTGAATGATTGATGAGTATTGATCCAATTGAGGATTCAACAAGTCTTCCCCAAAAATCTGAGTTGGGATCACGGTTTTTAAATTGAGTGTTGTGTAAAGCAGTCATCAATGCTGTATTATGGACTTGCAATTTTGGAGATGAGTTTTTTTGTTTTAGCATGTTTGATGAATATTTGGCCAATCCACCCACCATGCCTGCTGAATCTAATAAATTCAAATAGTGAGCCAATGTTGTAGTATTTCCAGCATTGTCAAGTTGGCCTATCATTTTGTTATAAGAAACGATTTGCCCTGAATACAAACAAGATAACTCAAAGAGTTTTTTTAAAAGAGCAGGTTTATCCACTCTCGTCATCGAAAGGATATCTTTATTGATACTGGGTTCGATTAAAGAGTGAATAATGTAGTTTTTCCATCTACTTTCATCCGAGATCAGACCAGCTGAACCCGGATATGAGCCGAACCAAAGGTATTGAATTGGAGAAAAACCGAATGCAAGATTCATTTCTCTGTACGTCCAGTGACCCATATACATGAGTTCATACCTGCCTGCAAGCGACTCACTTAAACCTTGTTGAATAAGTAGTCTGGAAGATCCCAATGCAATTAACTTAATGGGAATTCCATTCTGGGTATCTTCATCCCAATTTTTTTGAGAGCATTAAACCAATTAGAGATTTTTTGAATTTCATCGATAACCAAAAGAAATTCTGAAGCATTGCTGTTCTTTTGTCGTATTCTAGCCAATTCCCATTGTTGGTCAATCCAAGTTGTATCCTCAGAAAAACCGGCATCAGCAGAAGCACTTAAAAATCCATGCTTGTATTGTTCCAAAAACTGACCCACCATTGTTGATTTTCCTACTTGTCTAGGTCCAACTATGACTTGAATAAATTTCCTTGGTCCATTTAATCTATTACTAAGTATATGTATATGAGCTCTTTGTAACATAAATACAGACCGATTCTAAATATTGAACAAAATTACTCAATATATTGAGTAATTTTACTCAATATATTGAGTAAAATATTATTAAGATGCCAATAATCATAATTAAATAGTTGATAATCAATATATTAAATAATTATTTTAACAAGCCAAATCCCGGCCTTATGTTGCAATTGCAAAAAATATATCCCATATTTTGGATACTTGAGCAGTATTTCTTTTGCCATATGTCCGTTCATAAGGACTTGTCCATTTGAATCAAATAAGGTCCAGTTTTTTATTTCAGTTTTAGAAGTAATCAAATAAGAATCTGATGATTTTTGAATATTTAAACCACTTTCAGTTTCAATATTTGTATTTCTGTTCGGAATTTGATATTTCCCAATCTTAAACTTAATACTGTTATCGTTCAAATCTTGCCAACAGGCATAAAAACTGGAATTTGCAAAAGCTATATCTGGGGATGACTGGTGCCCATTTGTTACCGAATTTATCCGCTGCGTGTTTATAGATAGATTCGAAAAAGCCCCATCTGTAAAGTGACTAAAAAAAATATCCATATTGCTTACCAATTCGCCCCAAACGATTCCAACCGTATCCTTGAAACCCGACATTCTCGGATAGCTTTGTTGCAAATTTCTGCCTTGCTGATGCGTTAATGCAAAAAACCCATCCACATTTTGAGTGTTTAAGTTTAAGCGACTGTAAAATGCTTTTGTACTACCTGTCCTTCCTGTAGTCCAGGTGGTATGCAAAAATGAATCTGCAAAAAATCCATCTCCTCCGGTCGATGGACAACTATGTAGCAACCAATCTGCAGTATCTAACTCTGCCGTAATATCGTAACTCTTCCCATTATTTAGGGAAACAGCCGCGGTCATATTGCGAATATTATTCCGGTTATTTCTATAAAACACAGCTATGCGATCTGCATCAGTTTCCATACTTACCGGGCAACAATCACAAGCTTCGCCTTTTGTTTTATCTGTGACTTCAGTATAAGGGTCAAATGTATCACCGAAATCGTTTGAACGGATGCTCACATATGCGGGCTCGCTCCAATCTGTTTTAAATCGCATATAACTCACAATGGGTTGTTGGTTTGCATCCATGGCAACCCCTGGAAATCTGCAATAAAATCCTTGTGGATCCACCACCGGAATTGGAGGTGTAAATGTTTTTCCATAGTCATTGGATCTCAGTAAATAAATCTTACCCATTTCGGCAGGGTCCTCTTTAAAAACGATATATACCATATTGTCCTGACCGGCAATCTCCGTACTTGCCCAGCTGGTGATAAAGGCTTTGCGGGTACCAATATCCAATGTTTGTGGGGCATCTAAAAGATCATTCTCCCATAAAGCATATTGTATGCTTTGATTTTGTTCATGACCCCAAATGAGAATACCTTTTTGACTGCCTAATGCCAGGAGTCTTGGTCGGGTTGTGCTCCCCGATGTATTCATTTGGATAATCTGTTCACCCGACCAGTTAAGCGTTTGCGCCGAATGCTGAGATATCTGACAAAAAACTAAGATCATCAAACAAAAGATTGAATTTTGCATAGCTGCATTTTTGATTTAAAAATTAAATATAGCTAATTCATAATTGAAATCTTGTAAGCTTGCTAGATAGTTTCCCTTAATTTAACAAGAAGACCATCCGCCGATAAATCATAAATCTTATCATTACTTTCAATTTTCGGCTTAGTTTTTGCACAATTAGCTTCAAATGAAGGCTATTATTCCCGTTGCCGGGGCAGGAACGAAGCTCAGGCCGCTTACCTATACCCAGCCCAAGCCATTAATTCCAGTGGCTGGCAAGCCTATTATTGCTTATATCTTAGATCAACTCATCGAAGCCGGGATTAAGGAATATGTTTTTATTCTGGGTTATCTGGGTGAAAAGATCAGGGAGTATCTGGAGGAACATTATAAGGGTATTATTAAACATTATGTCTCCCAAAATGAACGCGAGGGTCTTGGGCATGCTATTTTTCTTTGCCGGGATATTTTAAAGGATGATGACGAGGTACTGATCCAGTTAGGCGATACCATCCTTGACATAGATATGAATGTACTTCAGAATTCTAAGGTGAATACCCTGGCCGTGCGAAAAGTTGACGACCCCAGAAATTTCGGAGTTGTTGAATTGGACGATAATGGGCTTATTGAAAAACTTATTGAGAAGCCTCAATTTCCGCGCTCAAATCTCGCTATTGTCGGCTTATACCTCATTAAGGAATGGAAAAAACTTTTAAGCTGCCTGGAAAGTAATATGCGGACTGGACGTAAAACTAAAGGCGAGTTTCATCTTACAGATGGTCTGATGTGCATGCTCGAAAATAAAAGCCGTTTTGAGGTCATGGAAGTAAGGAATTGGTTCGACTGCGGAAGAAAAGAGATTTTACTTTCGACCAATGCCATTATGCTGGCTCGAAAACCATTAGATAAATCCATCCTACAATATGAGGGCACTATTTTTATTCAACCGGTAAGTATCGGACAAAATTGCCAAATCAAACATTCCATAATTGGTCCAAATGTATCCATTGGCGATAACAGTCAAATTACCAATTCAATACTAAAAGATGATATTATAGGCAATTTTACCAGCCTTGAAGACGTTGTATTGCAGCATTCAATCATTGGAAATGATGCTGTCATTAAAGGAAGATTTCAAAGTTTTAACATAGGTGATAATACTGAAATCGACATGATATAAAGCTTTCGTATTTTCATTGCTATATTAATAAATCTAATTCTTATTGAATTTTCCTGCAAGACGTAGAGGTTCCGGTGCTTCATGAATTAATATGTATTTTTGCGATTGTTTACAAAAAGGAATTAAGATTACATGCATTTATCACCATTCATTTTCAATAAGCAGTGTTATAGATTTATTTACGCAATGCTTGCTTTTGCTTTAATTTCTTGTTCAAAAAAGGATGAATGTCCACCGGATGAAATATTGGGAAATTTGAGTTTGGATGTGAACTCGGTGGCGTACTTACCCTACAATAACATCCGATTTTTGGAGTTTGTAGATGCCGGAGCTCAGAATACTGCCACTTTATACGATCCACAAAGTTTGATTCGCGATACTTCAAGAACTATCGTTGAAAATATCTGTATTGAAGAAGAAATGCGTGCAGACCGTTATTATCTTGCTGAACATTTAACGATCAACTATTACGATCTGGATACTTCGCGAAAGCTTCGCATCATTGGAAATATTGGAATCGTTGAAGACGGACTCGCAAAAACCTCAGAACCTTTAGACCCTGTATTGTACGATGAATTAAAATTAACAGTGCACCGAACGAACCCCAGTGTGAGTGGTGCTGTGGCATCTATATCATTTGTAGCGTCCAATCGGGGAAACACAGCCAGATTTAGTGATACATTGCTTTCTAAGCAAAACCGGTATTTGTTGATACCATCAGTTCAAATCAATGATTCAGTTTACTCAGATGTTTATGAATACAGAAACAGAGACAGCATTTATTTTTATTTCAAACCTTCTGTTGGCATCGTCGCATTCAGAACCATCGACAATAAATGGTGGAATCTGCACAAGAAATATTAAATCTATGATTATCTGTATTTAGACTGCAATCTAAAAATTGAAGGGAGATTCATAGTTTGAGATCCAACTTAGTCATAAAGTAATATTAAATCATTTTATCATCTACGCTATGCTTTCGAAAATCAGTAATTTAAAATCGAAAGTTTAAAAAGATACTTTCTGCGACATACAATCTAATCCTGATTCCAAAATATATCATTCCTTTTTAACAACGGGAGGCCTTTCATACTGGCAACAAGCATGTAATTTTTTATAGGTATCATCTGAAGCTCTATACACATCACTGTCATACCCCGCGAGTGCTACGCGTTTTAAAACATCGGAACTATTCGTTTTGACACTATCATAAGAGATCTTTGCCAATTTGGTTTCATTATCCCATTCAGCATTTACTTTGTTTTTTAGTTTAGCAGCTTTTTCAATTCGCTTTTTACACATATTACAATTGCCATAAACTCTTACCACTTCCGATTTCTCATTTTGAATTTGAGCGACTAAGGGGTTAGTTCCGGTAAGGCCCAATAAAACCGGAAAGAATATGCAGAT from Saprospiraceae bacterium encodes the following:
- a CDS encoding NTP transferase domain-containing protein; this translates as MKAIIPVAGAGTKLRPLTYTQPKPLIPVAGKPIIAYILDQLIEAGIKEYVFILGYLGEKIREYLEEHYKGIIKHYVSQNEREGLGHAIFLCRDILKDDDEVLIQLGDTILDIDMNVLQNSKVNTLAVRKVDDPRNFGVVELDDNGLIEKLIEKPQFPRSNLAIVGLYLIKEWKKLLSCLESNMRTGRKTKGEFHLTDGLMCMLENKSRFEVMEVRNWFDCGRKEILLSTNAIMLARKPLDKSILQYEGTIFIQPVSIGQNCQIKHSIIGPNVSIGDNSQITNSILKDDIIGNFTSLEDVVLQHSIIGNDAVIKGRFQSFNIGDNTEIDMI
- a CDS encoding T9SS type A sorting domain-containing protein, giving the protein MQNSIFCLMILVFCQISQHSAQTLNWSGEQIIQMNTSGSTTRPRLLALGSQKGILIWGHEQNQSIQYALWENDLLDAPQTLDIGTRKAFITSWASTEIAGQDNMVYIVFKEDPAEMGKIYLLRSNDYGKTFTPPIPVVDPQGFYCRFPGVAMDANQQPIVSYMRFKTDWSEPAYVSIRSNDFGDTFDPYTEVTDKTKGEACDCCPVSMETDADRIAVFYRNNRNNIRNMTAAVSLNNGKSYDITAELDTADWLLHSCPSTGGDGFFADSFLHTTWTTGRTGSTKAFYSRLNLNTQNVDGFFALTHQQGRNLQQSYPRMSGFKDTVGIVWGELVSNMDIFFSHFTDGAFSNLSINTQRINSVTNGHQSSPDIAFANSSFYACWQDLNDNSIKFKIGKYQIPNRNTNIETESGLNIQKSSDSYLITSKTEIKNWTLFDSNGQVLMNGHMAKEILLKYPKYGIYFLQLQHKAGIWLVKIII